A region from the Aerosakkonema funiforme FACHB-1375 genome encodes:
- a CDS encoding DNA adenine methylase, translating to MSTTAKDKVSPRPFLKWAGGKSKLIAQYETFFPKEFQTYYEPFLGGGAVFFYLKQTRPEFKAILTDINADLINTYICVRDRVKDLIACLEEHQQRHNSDYYYDLRNCHTLKGLEAAARFIYLNKTCFNGLYRVNPKGEFNVPVGKYKNPKISNPDLLYTVSEALQGVEIAERSFEAVLDYAKTSNDFVYFDPPYYPLSNTSEFTAYTRDAFRKEDQIRLKEVFAKLASQGVKVMLSNSDCEFIRELYKDFNIEDILAARYINSNAKKRGMISEVLISASRDKVLF from the coding sequence ATGTCCACTACTGCTAAAGACAAGGTTTCTCCTCGTCCGTTTCTCAAATGGGCTGGCGGTAAAAGTAAGCTGATTGCTCAATATGAGACATTTTTTCCCAAGGAATTTCAGACCTATTACGAACCTTTTTTGGGAGGCGGTGCTGTCTTCTTTTATCTTAAGCAAACTCGACCAGAATTCAAGGCGATTTTAACAGATATTAATGCCGATCTAATTAATACATATATTTGTGTTAGAGATCGTGTTAAGGACTTGATCGCTTGTTTGGAAGAACATCAACAAAGACATAATTCAGATTACTATTACGATTTACGAAATTGCCATACTTTGAAGGGTTTAGAAGCGGCAGCGCGGTTTATTTATCTCAATAAAACTTGTTTTAACGGTCTTTATAGAGTAAACCCTAAAGGTGAATTTAACGTACCTGTCGGTAAATACAAAAATCCTAAAATTTCTAATCCAGATTTACTTTACACAGTATCAGAAGCACTTCAAGGCGTTGAGATTGCAGAAAGAAGTTTTGAGGCTGTTTTAGATTATGCGAAAACTAGCAATGATTTTGTTTATTTTGACCCTCCGTACTATCCTCTCAGCAATACCAGCGAATTTACAGCTTATACTCGCGATGCGTTTAGGAAAGAAGACCAAATCAGGCTAAAAGAAGTGTTTGCCAAACTCGCCAGTCAAGGCGTAAAAGTAATGCTGTCTAATTCTGATTGCGAATTTATTCGAGAATTGTACAAAGATTTTAATATTGAGGATATATTAGCAGCAAGGTATATTAACTCCAATGCGAAGAAAAGGGGCATGATTTCTGAAGTTTTAATAAGCGCTTCAAGAGATAAAGTATTGTTTTAG
- a CDS encoding methyl-accepting chemotaxis protein, giving the protein MDKFTKEMVSGVQDVRNISTQIVDIIEKVQSLTPRFQMVSEGMEAQSETAGQISESMSQLSQASGETTSSVRELKGVIERLNGAAISLQKATHGLK; this is encoded by the coding sequence ATGGATAAGTTCACCAAAGAAATGGTTAGCGGCGTCCAAGATGTCCGCAATATCAGCACCCAAATCGTAGATATTATCGAGAAAGTGCAGAGCTTGACACCCCGTTTTCAAATGGTGAGCGAAGGGATGGAAGCTCAGTCAGAAACTGCCGGACAAATTAGTGAGTCGATGAGCCAGTTAAGCCAAGCATCTGGGGAAACTACTTCTTCTGTGCGCGAACTCAAAGGAGTAATTGAGCGCTTGAACGGTGCTGCCATATCCTTACAAAAAGCAACCCACGGTCTCAAATAA
- a CDS encoding PAS domain S-box protein codes for MDDKITVLLIDDQAIIGEAIRRMLAPEKDIVFHYCGDPTQAFKAAKECNPTVILQDLVMPDMDGLTVVRFLRSRDAITVNTPLIVLSSKEDPVIKAKAFELGANDYLVKLPDRVELIARVRYHSKAYMNLLKRQEAEEMLKAENLRQALYIQQVDKVSAAAVSVEQDKFQPESLSEVAERKDELGKLATVFTTMVQTVKAREKELAQARDQLEAILNAVPGSISWLDSGGVYLGVNRYMAQDLNLPQDAIIGKEVGFLKGTSQLAEFMRNFITSDETSASSIINVEVNEVKRYYLVAAQKYRQGGATVSVGIDVTDRMEAEEALRIAEENYRSIFENALEGIFQATAQGSFISLNPAMARIYGYDSGEEMMAAITDIGTQLYVDSERINDFFQEMEENGKVTDFEYRAYRKDGSIVWVEQDTRAVRDSNGNVLYYEGMIQDITQRKRQEEELKRQLQELRIEIDQQKRQQEVAAITQSDYFQEIQSEADSLNVDDFWN; via the coding sequence ATGGACGATAAAATTACAGTTCTACTTATCGACGACCAGGCAATCATCGGTGAAGCTATTCGCCGAATGTTAGCGCCAGAAAAAGATATTGTCTTTCATTACTGCGGCGACCCAACTCAAGCTTTTAAAGCAGCTAAGGAGTGCAACCCAACCGTCATTTTACAAGACTTAGTGATGCCCGATATGGACGGGTTGACAGTAGTACGCTTCCTACGTTCTAGAGATGCCATAACTGTGAATACTCCCCTGATCGTACTCTCCAGTAAAGAGGACCCGGTGATTAAAGCTAAGGCATTTGAGTTGGGGGCAAATGACTACTTGGTGAAATTGCCCGATCGAGTGGAGCTGATCGCTCGTGTCCGATATCACTCCAAAGCTTATATGAACTTGTTAAAACGGCAAGAAGCTGAAGAAATGCTCAAAGCCGAAAACTTGCGTCAGGCTTTGTATATTCAGCAGGTCGATAAAGTCAGCGCCGCCGCAGTATCGGTCGAACAAGATAAGTTTCAACCTGAGAGTTTAAGTGAAGTAGCCGAACGTAAAGATGAATTAGGCAAACTGGCAACAGTTTTCACCACTATGGTGCAAACTGTCAAAGCCCGCGAGAAAGAATTGGCTCAAGCAAGGGATCAGTTGGAAGCAATTTTGAATGCTGTACCGGGCTCAATTTCTTGGCTTGATTCAGGTGGTGTCTACTTGGGCGTCAATCGCTACATGGCTCAAGATTTGAACCTCCCTCAAGATGCTATTATCGGTAAGGAAGTCGGCTTTCTCAAAGGCACCTCCCAGTTAGCGGAATTTATGCGTAACTTTATCACTTCAGATGAAACTTCCGCCTCCTCTATAATTAATGTCGAAGTCAATGAAGTTAAGCGATATTATTTAGTCGCAGCGCAGAAATATCGGCAAGGTGGAGCAACTGTATCGGTAGGCATTGATGTTACCGATCGCATGGAAGCCGAAGAAGCTTTACGAATTGCCGAAGAAAATTATCGCAGTATCTTTGAAAACGCACTAGAAGGGATCTTCCAAGCTACAGCTCAAGGCTCTTTCATTAGCTTAAATCCCGCAATGGCACGCATCTATGGCTACGACTCCGGCGAAGAAATGATGGCTGCCATTACCGACATTGGCACTCAACTTTATGTTGACTCTGAGAGGATAAATGACTTCTTTCAAGAGATGGAAGAGAACGGCAAAGTTACAGACTTTGAATATCGAGCTTATCGCAAAGATGGCAGTATCGTCTGGGTGGAGCAGGATACCCGCGCTGTCCGCGATAGCAACGGTAATGTGCTTTATTATGAAGGTATGATCCAAGACATCACTCAGCGCAAGCGCCAAGAAGAAGAACTCAAACGCCAATTGCAAGAACTCCGCATTGAAATCGACCAACAAAAACGTCAGCAGGAAGTTGCTGCTATTACCCAAAGCGATTATTTCCAAGAAATACAGTCAGAAGCGGATAGCCTGAATGTAGATGATTTTTGGAATTAG
- a CDS encoding FAD binding domain-containing protein has product MKNFAYVRATSVQEAVTRSIDDNEARFIAGGTNLLDRIKGYLENPSQVIDISRLQMQPIEPLPEGGLRIGALATNTAVADYPYVRRHYPLLSRAILSGASQQIRNVATVGGNLLQRTRCAYFYDPAFPCNKRQPGSGCSAITGINRTHAILGASDRCVAVHPSDMCVALAALDAVVEVEGWQGTRQIPFHDFHRLPGNTPERDTNLEAGELITAVILPALPAAKSGVYLKLRDRTSYTFALVSVAAAVELAENRIRDVRIALGGVAHKPWRALEAEQFLREKPVDVALFQQAANIALQAAKPLQHNSFKVEMAKRAIEKALVTSVRKGSKP; this is encoded by the coding sequence ATGAAAAACTTTGCTTACGTTCGCGCAACTTCAGTGCAAGAGGCAGTAACGCGATCGATCGACGATAATGAAGCAAGATTCATTGCTGGCGGTACAAACTTGCTCGATCGCATCAAGGGATATCTGGAAAATCCATCCCAGGTTATCGATATTTCCCGCCTCCAGATGCAGCCGATCGAACCCTTACCGGAAGGGGGTTTACGGATTGGAGCCTTAGCAACGAATACCGCTGTTGCCGATTATCCCTACGTGCGACGCCACTACCCCCTGCTATCTCGCGCCATTCTCTCCGGTGCTTCCCAACAAATCCGCAACGTCGCCACAGTGGGAGGCAATCTCCTCCAACGCACGCGCTGTGCTTATTTTTACGATCCGGCATTCCCTTGCAATAAACGACAGCCCGGAAGCGGTTGCTCTGCCATTACGGGAATAAACCGCACTCATGCTATCTTGGGTGCAAGCGATCGATGCGTTGCTGTGCATCCTTCCGATATGTGCGTTGCTCTGGCTGCTCTCGATGCCGTTGTGGAAGTGGAAGGATGGCAGGGAACGCGACAAATTCCTTTTCATGACTTCCACCGTTTGCCGGGAAATACCCCCGAACGCGATACCAATTTAGAAGCTGGGGAACTGATTACCGCAGTCATTCTCCCGGCTTTACCAGCTGCTAAGTCGGGTGTATATCTGAAATTGCGCGATCGCACTTCCTATACTTTTGCTTTAGTTTCTGTAGCGGCAGCTGTCGAATTAGCAGAAAATCGCATTCGGGATGTTCGCATCGCTCTCGGTGGAGTTGCCCATAAACCTTGGCGAGCTTTGGAAGCAGAACAGTTTTTGCGGGAAAAACCTGTGGATGTTGCCTTATTTCAACAAGCAGCAAACATCGCTTTACAAGCAGCCAAACCGCTACAACATAACAGTTTTAAAGTTGAAATGGCAAAACGAGCGATCGAAAAAGCGCTAGTTACATCGGTTCGGAAAGGAAGCAAACCATGA
- a CDS encoding retron system putative HNH endonuclease, which produces MKYIRKGEEPEEFTNWKNLENDDWKPSWDDNFQAPQKPVVHQALLREQGYICCYCGMRITRETSHIEHLKPRSIYPDLALDYTNLMASCQGESEEPPPQPVHCGHKKYDWYDEHLMVSPLYPNCQDFFRYLGSGDIEPTDESDKQAAAETTIDKLGLDIPKLTRMRREAIVGILLAIEGLTNEEIQLLFQAFEQPDANGRYTPFFAAIAYTLKQYFIS; this is translated from the coding sequence ATGAAGTACATTAGAAAGGGTGAAGAACCAGAAGAGTTTACTAATTGGAAGAACCTGGAAAACGACGATTGGAAACCTAGCTGGGATGATAACTTTCAAGCACCGCAGAAACCTGTAGTGCATCAAGCTTTGCTACGGGAACAGGGTTATATTTGTTGCTATTGCGGAATGCGTATTACTAGAGAAACCAGCCATATAGAACATCTCAAACCGCGTAGCATCTATCCAGATTTGGCGCTGGACTATACAAATCTGATGGCTTCTTGTCAGGGAGAAAGTGAAGAACCACCACCTCAACCTGTCCATTGCGGACATAAAAAATATGACTGGTACGATGAACATCTTATGGTTTCGCCATTATATCCAAACTGCCAAGATTTCTTTAGGTATCTTGGTTCTGGAGATATAGAGCCAACAGATGAGTCAGATAAGCAAGCAGCGGCGGAAACAACGATTGACAAACTTGGACTTGACATTCCAAAGCTGACGCGGATGCGCCGTGAAGCGATTGTTGGGATTTTACTAGCTATCGAAGGGCTGACAAACGAAGAAATACAGTTGCTTTTTCAAGCGTTTGAGCAACCAGATGCAAACGGGAGATACACGCCTTTTTTTGCTGCGATCGCATATACTCTAAAACAATACTTTATCTCTTGA
- a CDS encoding AAA family ATPase, with protein sequence MRVTHLKINSFRGISDMTLEFAKDEPTVFIGDNGVGKSSLLDCLAILLSWFINRIKFDPKSRTSIYSRVMYESIREGEVANGGFFNARDIKNGNSQTENEIKLSLGYEELDWSITTAKILDKTDTTANIEKLDKITQYLRNEWKSKPNFNIALAIYYPVNRSVMDISLEISENYSFKQIDAYEQALEGVQIGFNSFFQWFRNLEDLENEARRDRPDYRNNQLEAVRQAIYSVIPGFSNLRVRRSPLRMTVAKKGEELIINQLSDGEKCLLAMVGDLARRLAIANPGLEKPLEGSGVVLIDEIELHLHPKWQREIIPALTRTFPNCQFIVTTHSPQVVSHVKPEGIYILEATPDGIVAKRPESSFGRDSNSILEDLMGVSERPQEIKVRLRELFRLIDAGNLNGARELRHRLADEIGYDEPEFVRADVLIRRKEILNR encoded by the coding sequence ATGAGAGTTACACACCTCAAAATCAACTCATTCCGGGGAATTAGCGATATGACCCTGGAGTTTGCTAAAGATGAGCCAACAGTATTTATCGGTGACAATGGCGTGGGAAAATCGAGTCTTCTTGATTGTCTGGCGATTTTGTTGTCATGGTTCATAAATCGGATTAAATTCGATCCTAAATCTAGAACAAGTATATATAGTAGAGTAATGTATGAAAGCATCAGGGAAGGAGAAGTTGCAAATGGAGGTTTCTTTAACGCTCGAGATATCAAAAATGGAAATAGCCAGACAGAGAACGAGATTAAGCTTTCACTCGGTTATGAAGAATTAGACTGGTCTATTACTACCGCTAAAATATTAGATAAAACCGATACAACCGCAAATATTGAAAAGTTAGATAAAATTACTCAATACCTGCGTAATGAATGGAAATCAAAGCCTAACTTTAACATAGCTTTAGCTATTTACTACCCAGTCAATCGTTCAGTTATGGATATTTCTCTAGAAATTTCAGAGAACTATTCATTTAAGCAAATAGACGCCTATGAACAAGCGCTAGAAGGTGTACAAATCGGTTTTAATAGCTTCTTCCAATGGTTTAGAAATTTAGAAGATTTGGAAAATGAAGCCCGACGAGATCGCCCTGATTATCGAAACAACCAACTAGAAGCAGTGAGACAAGCTATTTATTCAGTGATTCCAGGGTTTTCAAACTTGCGCGTTCGTCGTTCTCCCTTACGAATGACTGTCGCCAAAAAAGGTGAAGAATTGATTATCAATCAATTATCTGATGGTGAAAAATGTTTGCTAGCAATGGTAGGAGATTTGGCAAGACGTTTAGCAATTGCCAACCCAGGTTTAGAAAAACCACTTGAGGGAAGCGGTGTTGTCTTAATTGACGAAATAGAATTGCACCTTCATCCCAAATGGCAAAGAGAAATTATTCCAGCTTTAACTAGAACATTTCCCAACTGCCAATTTATTGTTACCACCCATTCACCACAAGTAGTTAGTCACGTTAAACCAGAGGGAATCTACATTTTGGAGGCAACGCCTGATGGTATAGTTGCTAAACGACCGGAAAGTTCTTTTGGCAGAGATAGTAATAGTATTCTCGAAGACTTAATGGGTGTTTCAGAACGTCCACAGGAAATCAAGGTTCGCCTCCGCGAACTGTTTCGACTTATTGACGCCGGAAATCTCAATGGCGCACGGGAATTGCGCCACCGACTTGCTGACGAAATTGGATATGATGAACCGGAGTTCGTGAGAGCAGATGTACTAATTCGACGCAAGGAAATTCTCAATCGATGA
- a CDS encoding DNA-3-methyladenine glycosylase family protein: protein MDSFAQSELKIDYSLALATLKESDPILANLIDRVGACELDRVQFRGDLLFSLSRSIVYQQLSIKAAATIFRRFEQLYPDKPFPSALDVLNTPDEVLRQIGISRPKISYLKDLAQKIQDGLPTLAQLSECDDETIIQTLTPVKGIGRWTVEMLLIFRLHRWDVLPVDDLGIRAGIQRIYNFSELPNKKTVDRVGQPWKPYRTIASWYLWRSADLFRG, encoded by the coding sequence ATGGACTCCTTTGCACAGTCGGAATTGAAGATAGATTATTCACTTGCTCTCGCTACTCTGAAAGAGTCAGATCCGATTTTGGCAAATCTAATCGATCGCGTGGGTGCTTGCGAACTCGATCGCGTACAGTTTCGTGGCGACTTACTGTTTTCCTTATCGCGATCGATCGTTTATCAGCAACTTTCCATCAAAGCAGCCGCAACCATTTTTCGGAGATTTGAACAGCTTTATCCGGATAAACCTTTCCCTAGTGCATTGGATGTGCTTAACACACCAGACGAAGTGTTGCGACAAATAGGTATTTCTCGTCCCAAAATCTCTTATTTGAAAGATTTAGCTCAAAAAATACAGGATGGCTTGCCAACTTTAGCGCAATTGTCCGAGTGCGATGACGAAACTATCATCCAAACTTTAACGCCAGTTAAAGGTATCGGTCGCTGGACAGTGGAAATGTTGTTAATTTTCCGCCTGCATCGGTGGGATGTTTTACCTGTTGATGATTTGGGTATTCGTGCCGGTATTCAGCGCATCTATAACTTCAGCGAACTTCCCAACAAAAAAACTGTCGATCGTGTGGGACAGCCGTGGAAGCCTTATCGCACGATCGCTTCCTGGTATCTATGGCGCAGCGCGGACTTGTTTAGGGGCTAG
- a CDS encoding xanthine dehydrogenase family protein molybdopterin-binding subunit has translation MSKVIGTSVNRHEGRAKVTGTATYGAEHQIPGLVYGYLIVATIANGSIRKMELKEAQDSAGVLAIFTHENMPAFPKANEGTSFHIGEPRLPLADDRIHYGGQIIGLVVADTLERACHAASLVKVEYETETPTIDRQQASFQKSPRDASFEQGNVADALATAPVKISATYTTPRQLHAMMEPHAIIAQWHDRNSLTVCEPTQWVFLQQRTYATLFGIPVEEVRVISPYIGGGFGAKASPWPHAILCIAAAREINRPLKVVVSRQQMTAIVGHRSPTEQTIELGANQSGQLIAIAHAAKSYTSPVNPKYVENCIGVTPTMYAAPNLRVEQEIAVVNVGMPTFMRAPGENPGMYALESAMDELAWALQIDPIELRLKNATTEHQRKKLPFSSKHFAECLKLGAEQFRWYDRPMQTKAISRDDKLVGWGMAGATFPAIRMGASATVRLLLDGTAQVLTSANDMGTGSYTVVAIAAAETLDLPVDKIKVEIGDSRFPNGGLAGASMMTASLAPAVANACQLLLQEVNAKNATEALIALRESGRPFLEITASSQPGEEGKQWAFQSWGAHFCEVEVDELLGRVQVKRWISVMDVGRAMNAKAAASQIRGGVIMGIGEALMEECLHDLNLGLPVIKDLATYHIPVHADIPRIEVSFVGKPDLNFNPLGVRGCGEIAITGVSAAIANAVYHATGKRIRDLPITADKLLL, from the coding sequence ATGAGCAAAGTTATCGGCACATCTGTCAATCGCCACGAGGGACGCGCTAAAGTTACAGGCACGGCAACTTACGGTGCGGAACATCAAATTCCCGGATTGGTTTACGGTTATTTAATCGTAGCTACCATTGCCAACGGTAGCATCAGAAAAATGGAGCTTAAAGAAGCTCAAGATTCTGCCGGTGTGCTGGCAATTTTTACCCATGAAAATATGCCAGCGTTCCCAAAAGCTAATGAGGGAACAAGTTTCCATATTGGCGAACCCAGGCTTCCCTTAGCAGACGATCGCATTCATTATGGGGGGCAAATTATTGGGTTAGTTGTTGCCGATACTCTAGAACGCGCCTGTCACGCCGCTTCGTTAGTGAAGGTGGAATACGAAACCGAAACGCCGACGATCGATCGGCAACAAGCATCATTTCAGAAATCGCCACGGGATGCTTCTTTTGAACAGGGAAATGTCGCCGATGCTTTGGCAACAGCGCCTGTCAAAATATCAGCAACCTACACAACGCCAAGACAATTACACGCGATGATGGAGCCTCACGCTATTATCGCACAATGGCACGATCGCAATTCATTGACGGTTTGCGAGCCAACCCAGTGGGTATTTTTGCAACAGCGCACTTATGCAACTTTGTTTGGCATTCCGGTTGAGGAAGTGCGGGTAATCAGTCCTTATATTGGGGGTGGATTTGGAGCTAAAGCTTCGCCTTGGCCTCATGCTATTCTTTGCATAGCGGCAGCACGGGAAATTAATCGTCCGCTGAAAGTTGTTGTCTCTCGACAACAAATGACGGCGATTGTCGGACATCGTTCGCCAACAGAACAAACGATCGAATTGGGAGCAAATCAGTCGGGTCAGCTAATTGCGATCGCTCATGCTGCCAAATCCTATACTTCCCCCGTTAATCCCAAATATGTGGAAAATTGTATCGGCGTTACCCCTACTATGTACGCTGCACCGAATTTGCGCGTCGAGCAAGAAATTGCGGTTGTGAATGTAGGAATGCCGACTTTTATGCGGGCACCGGGAGAAAATCCAGGAATGTATGCGTTAGAATCGGCGATGGACGAACTTGCCTGGGCGTTACAAATCGATCCGATCGAACTGCGTTTAAAAAATGCCACGACAGAACATCAACGCAAAAAACTGCCTTTTTCATCGAAACACTTTGCCGAATGTTTGAAGCTGGGTGCAGAACAATTTCGGTGGTACGATCGCCCCATGCAAACTAAGGCAATTAGCCGCGATGATAAATTAGTCGGTTGGGGAATGGCAGGCGCAACATTTCCCGCTATTCGTATGGGAGCTTCTGCCACAGTACGTTTGCTTTTAGATGGAACAGCGCAGGTTTTAACATCAGCAAACGATATGGGGACTGGTAGTTATACTGTTGTAGCGATCGCAGCCGCAGAAACTCTCGATCTTCCTGTTGATAAAATTAAAGTAGAAATTGGCGATTCTCGCTTTCCTAATGGTGGACTTGCGGGAGCTTCGATGATGACAGCTTCCCTCGCGCCTGCGGTGGCGAATGCTTGCCAATTGTTACTGCAAGAAGTCAATGCGAAAAATGCGACAGAAGCTTTAATTGCGCTGCGCGAATCTGGGCGTCCTTTCTTAGAAATAACTGCATCCAGTCAACCGGGAGAAGAAGGGAAACAGTGGGCATTTCAATCTTGGGGCGCTCATTTTTGTGAAGTGGAAGTAGACGAATTGCTGGGTCGAGTGCAGGTAAAGCGCTGGATTTCTGTCATGGATGTGGGTCGAGCGATGAATGCCAAAGCAGCTGCCAGTCAAATTCGCGGCGGTGTTATCATGGGAATTGGAGAAGCTTTGATGGAAGAATGCCTTCACGATCTAAATTTGGGATTACCTGTTATTAAAGATTTGGCAACTTATCACATTCCCGTTCATGCAGATATTCCCCGTATTGAAGTGTCTTTTGTCGGTAAACCGGATCTGAATTTCAATCCTTTGGGCGTGCGCGGTTGCGGCGAAATTGCCATTACCGGCGTATCAGCTGCGATCGCTAATGCAGTCTATCACGCAACTGGTAAACGCATTCGCGATTTACCGATTACAGCGGACAAGTTGCTGTTGTGA
- a CDS encoding 2Fe-2S iron-sulfur cluster-binding protein produces the protein MKLKEQPEIALAEDLGIPLTLRINGKTYSLRVEARVTLLDALREYLGLTGTKKGCDRGQCGACTVLCDGQRIYSCLALAAMQDGKEITTIEGLANGDTLHPVQAAFIEQDGFQCGYCTPGQICASVALIEEVKQGCASAVTPDLTHPPQLAELSESEIKERLSSNLCRCGAYNGIVAAVGQAIGQTPPPPEALVLVEE, from the coding sequence ATGAAATTAAAAGAGCAACCTGAAATTGCATTGGCGGAAGACTTAGGCATTCCGCTGACGCTCCGCATCAATGGCAAAACCTACTCCTTGCGTGTAGAGGCGCGAGTAACGTTATTAGATGCGCTGCGGGAATATTTAGGGCTTACGGGAACAAAAAAAGGATGCGATCGCGGACAATGTGGCGCTTGTACAGTTTTGTGCGACGGACAGCGGATTTACTCGTGTTTGGCTCTCGCGGCGATGCAGGACGGAAAAGAAATTACGACGATTGAAGGGTTAGCAAACGGCGATACTCTCCACCCCGTACAAGCTGCGTTTATCGAACAAGACGGCTTTCAGTGCGGCTATTGCACCCCCGGTCAAATTTGCGCTTCCGTAGCGCTGATCGAGGAAGTAAAACAGGGATGCGCCAGTGCAGTAACGCCGGATCTCACCCATCCTCCCCAACTCGCCGAACTCTCGGAATCGGAAATCAAAGAACGTCTCAGCAGTAACTTGTGCCGATGCGGTGCCTACAACGGTATTGTCGCAGCTGTTGGACAAGCGATCGGACAAACACCCCCACCCCCCGAAGCGCTTGTTCTCGTTGAGGAGTAA
- a CDS encoding DUF4360 domain-containing protein: protein MKFLNLFLAAATLISSFPSAAFASPKVQILGASYGGNGCPNLSASVSVSPDGQELTILFDKFTALGNVAAERRKSCNLSIPIKLPQGYQISLYDADYRGYVAPGTTANLRAEYFFAGNRGPVFSRTFRGETNYNVRDSLATVANVWSSCGDSVNMRVNAAMTASGSGMATVDSFDLAHRGLVYHIKYRSCR, encoded by the coding sequence ATGAAGTTTTTAAACCTATTTCTGGCTGCGGCTACATTAATTAGTTCTTTTCCTAGCGCCGCTTTTGCTAGTCCCAAAGTTCAAATTTTAGGCGCAAGCTATGGTGGTAACGGTTGCCCGAATCTATCCGCCAGCGTGAGCGTTAGCCCGGACGGTCAAGAGCTAACTATTCTCTTCGACAAGTTTACAGCTCTGGGTAATGTCGCAGCAGAAAGAAGGAAAAGCTGTAATTTGAGCATTCCGATCAAGTTACCTCAAGGCTATCAAATTTCCCTCTACGATGCTGATTATCGCGGCTATGTTGCACCTGGAACTACTGCGAACTTACGAGCGGAATACTTTTTTGCGGGTAATCGCGGCCCAGTTTTTTCTCGCACTTTCAGGGGCGAAACTAACTATAACGTTCGAGATAGCTTAGCAACTGTGGCTAATGTTTGGTCGAGCTGTGGTGATAGTGTAAATATGCGGGTGAATGCGGCGATGACCGCCAGCGGTTCCGGAATGGCCACCGTTGACTCCTTCGATCTCGCTCACCGTGGTTTAGTTTATCACATCAAATATCGCAGCTGTCGCTAG
- the cheB gene encoding chemotaxis response regulator protein-glutamate methylesterase: protein MKIAIVNDMIMAVEAIRRVLLAVPEYEVVWVARDGAEAVAKCAKDTPDLVLMDLIMPVMDGVEATSQIMKNSPCAILVVTASVGKNSGKVFEAMGHGALDAVKTPVLGMSGTAEGSQPLLSKIATIKKLIGKSTPISRNKTNSLNIRTNFPPLVAIGSSTGGPKVLATILSRLPASLNAAVAIVQHVDVQFSSGLVEWLNQQSALPVMLASRGDRLEAGKVIVAGTNDHMILTSNLTLSYTKEPQDYPYRPSVDVFFESLAEHWQRKATAVLLTGMGRDGAEGLCLLRSKGWHTIAQNKDSCVVYGMPKAAAELNAAVEILPPEAIASSLIDRLTYYR, encoded by the coding sequence ATGAAAATAGCAATTGTTAATGATATGATAATGGCCGTAGAGGCAATTCGACGAGTTTTGCTCGCAGTTCCCGAATATGAGGTAGTGTGGGTAGCTCGCGATGGTGCGGAAGCAGTGGCTAAGTGCGCCAAGGATACCCCAGACTTGGTATTGATGGATTTAATTATGCCAGTCATGGATGGGGTAGAAGCAACTAGCCAGATTATGAAAAATTCTCCCTGCGCGATTTTAGTAGTAACTGCTAGTGTGGGGAAAAATTCTGGGAAAGTTTTTGAAGCGATGGGACATGGAGCCTTAGATGCAGTCAAAACGCCTGTGTTGGGAATGAGCGGAACTGCCGAAGGGTCTCAGCCTTTGCTCAGCAAGATTGCCACAATCAAAAAATTGATCGGAAAGTCCACTCCCATTTCCAGAAATAAAACTAATTCTCTCAATATCAGAACGAATTTTCCTCCCTTGGTAGCGATCGGTTCTTCTACCGGAGGCCCAAAGGTGCTGGCAACCATCCTTTCTCGCTTACCGGCTTCTCTCAACGCAGCTGTGGCAATAGTCCAGCACGTAGACGTTCAGTTTTCTTCCGGTTTAGTCGAATGGCTAAATCAGCAAAGTGCTTTACCGGTTATGCTGGCATCCAGAGGCGATCGCCTGGAAGCAGGCAAAGTCATCGTTGCCGGCACAAACGATCATATGATTTTAACATCAAATTTAACTCTCTCTTATACCAAGGAGCCGCAGGATTATCCTTACCGTCCATCGGTAGATGTCTTTTTTGAGAGCTTGGCGGAACATTGGCAGCGTAAAGCAACTGCTGTGTTACTGACGGGTATGGGAAGAGATGGGGCAGAAGGTTTGTGTTTGTTGCGATCGAAAGGATGGCATACGATCGCTCAAAATAAAGATAGCTGCGTTGTTTACGGAATGCCGAAAGCAGCAGCCGAATTAAACGCGGCAGTAGAAATATTACCTCCGGAGGCGATCGCTTCCAGCCTAATTGACCGATTAACTTATTACCGTTAG